The genomic window GGGCCGCGTGCACCTCACCGCGTACCTGGACCAGGAGAAGGGGCGGATCCTCGTCTTCTCCCCGGACGGCAAGCAGCTGGCCGACCTGAAGGTCGCCGGCGCGCAGCCGCAGGTCCTGGGGGCGGTCAGCCTGGTCAACAAGCGGGGCGACGTCCGCCTCGAGCGGATCCGCGTGGGCCGCTGGAACGGCGAGCCGCCGAAGCCCGTCGAGGGGGACCGGTCGCGGATCCACCAGGTGGACGGCTCCATCCTCTACGGCCAGGTCGCGCGGCTGGACGCGGCCTCGCGCAGCTTCGTCGTCGGCGCGGGCAAGGACGAGTCGCGGATCCCGGAGGGCAAGATCGCGGCCGTCTTCCTCTCGAGGCCCGAGGGCGCCGGGGATCGCAAGCTGGCCGCCGTGTACCAGGACGGCGGCCGGTTCAGCGGGGAGCTGGACGCCATCGAGGCGTCCACGCTGCGGCTCCGCGTGCCGGGCATCGAGGGCGCCGTCACGCTGCCGCTGGCCGGGCTGAGGTCGCTCGTCTCGCTCCAGCCCCGGGCCGTCCCCGCCTCGGTGGGCGGCGTCGCGGGCATCCTCGAGCTCGACGACCTCCGCCTGCCCGGCCGCCTGGTCGACGGCAAGGAGCGGCCCGGCGCCAGCTGCCTGGCGTGGCGTCCCCAGGGCAGCGCCGGGGCCAGCGCCCTGCGGCCGGGCGTCGCCGGCCGGATCGTCTACCGCGAGGCCCCCGCCCAGAGGCCCGCGACGGCCCGCACCGCGCCCGCCCCCCCGCCCGGCCCGGGCGGCGTCGTGGCCGGCTTCCTCAACGCCCTGGGCGGCACGCCGCAGTCCTCGTCGTCGGGGGGCAAGCGGAAGTCGCTCTACCTCCGCAGCGGCGACGTCATCCCCTCCGAGGTCACCTCCATCGACGAGAACGGCGTCCGGTTCAAGACCAGCATGTCGGCGAGCACCTTCGTCCCCAACGAGAAGGTCAAGGCCGTCGAGCTGGCGATCCCCGGCGACTTCCCGATCAAGGTGACCAAATCCAAGCGCGAACGCCTGCTCACGCTCCCCCGGATGCAGAAGGAGAACCCCCCCACCCACCTGATCCGCTCGCGCAACGGCGACTTCATCCGCGGCCGGGTGGTCGGGATGGACTCCAAGGTGCTCCACCTGGAGCTACGGCTGGAGCCGCGGGACATCCCCCGCGACCGCATCGGCCTCATCGTCTGGCTCCACCCGGAGGACGCCAGGCCGAAGCCCGAGGATGCGAAGCCGAAGGCCGATGCGGGCGCGAACCCGGCCCCCGCGGCCGGGCCCCCGCCGCCCGCACCCGCGTCCGCGGCCGCCCCGCCGTCGACGGCCGGGACGCGCGTCCAGGCCGTCTGCAACGACGGCATACGCCTCACGTTCGTCGCCGAGTCGTTCGCCGGCACGGCGATCGCCGGCAAGAGCGGCGTGCTCGGCCCCTGCAACGTGGACCTCAAGGAGGTGGACGAGCTCCTCATCGGCGGCGGCATCGAGAAGGCCGCGGCCTCGCTCGCCTACCAGCAGTATCGCCTCGTGGACGCGGTCGAGCCGAAGGCCTCGCAGGGGACCGCGTCCGACCCGTCCGCCGGCGCCACCGGGACGGAGGGGTCGCTCGTCGGCAAGCCGGCGCCGGACTTCGAGCTCGCTCTCCTGGACGGGACGAAGTTCAGCCCGGCCCAGCACCGGGGCTCGGTCCTGGTCCTCGACTTCTGGGCCACCTGGTGCGGGCCCTGCATCCAGGCGATGCCCCAGGTGGAGAAGGTCGCGGACGAATTCAAGGACCGGGGCGTCAAGCTCGTGGCCGTGAACCTCCAGGAGGAGCCGAAGCAGATCAAGGCGCTGCTCGAGCGCCAGAAGCTCCACCCCGCCGTCGCCCTCGACCGGGACGGCGCCGTGGCGGAGAAGTACGCCGCCAACGCGATCCCCCAGACCGTGATCATCGACCGCGAGGGGAAGGTCGCCCGCCTCTTCATCGGCGGCGGCCCGCACTTCGACGTCATGCTCCGCGAGGCCCTCCGCTCGGTCGTCGGCGAGGCCCCCGCCGCCCCCGTCTCGAAGTGAACCGCGGGGCGACGGGGGGAGGCCCGGAGCGCACCCCCCATCGGCCGCGGATAAATTGTGCGGCCTGCGGCGTTCGTGCGTCGGCACGCGTGCTCGGGGTGAGCGTCTTGTAAGTGGTAAAGGTCAAGCTGCCTTCCGGCGGTTGGCCCAGAAGCCGGTCCAGAGGGCGGACTCGCTGAGGTAGAGGGCCCGGAGGTGGGCCATGGCGTCGGCCCCCTGATGGCCCCAGCGCATCCCGGTGCCGTTGAGCCGCTCGTTGATCACCAGCTTGCAGCCGGCCTCCATCGGGCCCGAGCCGATCTGCCACCCCTTGGCCAGGTAGGCCGGGTAGTCCATCCGGTGGTGCTGGTTGCGGAAGTAGTTCACCGTCGCCTCCCACGTCGCCCGCGCCCGCGGGGCGGCCGCGACGTCCAGGCCCTCCAGCCAGGCCAGCATCGCGGCGCCCCCCTCGTGCTTCAGCCGATGCGACCACGCCGCGTGCGCCGCCTCCGCCTGGGCCTCGTCGGCGTGCCAGGCCTTGGCCAGGTCCCCCAGGTGCTCGCTGGCGTGGTAGAAGTCCAGGATCACCGCGTCGATCCGCCCGAAGTGCCGCCTCAGCAGGTCCTCCAGCCCCGACCCGCCGTCGCACACCGCGATCCAGCGCCGGGCCTCGCCCATGCCCGCCCGGGCGGCCATGTGTCGCAGCGGCTCGGCCACCGCCTCCTGGCCCTCGGCGCTGGCGACGTACCTCGCCTGCCGGGGGGGCCGGCGCCGGCCCTGGGTCGCCCATCGCT from Aquisphaera giovannonii includes these protein-coding regions:
- a CDS encoding TlpA family protein disulfide reductase translates to MTAMSRTPSTRPRRIRPRARVLLAAIASLAALPMGPAVAADGPAPRASASPPGSTLHLSNGGFARGELRPSGPPATIRWQAAALVDPLDFDLPSVNAVHFPAPEKLPRPDAEYCFELAGGDVLFGGLAALDGGEAVLDVPRVGRLRVRRSAIARMYRWKSGGDLVYLGPNGLDGWKQTAQGKTWKEEQGQPVTDQEGAAIRGDLQLPARSSVEFELSWKTKPDFILALGVGDDEKSVQRAFRFEVWERDLIIQRETEQEADVASVGEIAPGQGRVHLTAYLDQEKGRILVFSPDGKQLADLKVAGAQPQVLGAVSLVNKRGDVRLERIRVGRWNGEPPKPVEGDRSRIHQVDGSILYGQVARLDAASRSFVVGAGKDESRIPEGKIAAVFLSRPEGAGDRKLAAVYQDGGRFSGELDAIEASTLRLRVPGIEGAVTLPLAGLRSLVSLQPRAVPASVGGVAGILELDDLRLPGRLVDGKERPGASCLAWRPQGSAGASALRPGVAGRIVYREAPAQRPATARTAPAPPPGPGGVVAGFLNALGGTPQSSSSGGKRKSLYLRSGDVIPSEVTSIDENGVRFKTSMSASTFVPNEKVKAVELAIPGDFPIKVTKSKRERLLTLPRMQKENPPTHLIRSRNGDFIRGRVVGMDSKVLHLELRLEPRDIPRDRIGLIVWLHPEDARPKPEDAKPKADAGANPAPAAGPPPPAPASAAAPPSTAGTRVQAVCNDGIRLTFVAESFAGTAIAGKSGVLGPCNVDLKEVDELLIGGGIEKAAASLAYQQYRLVDAVEPKASQGTASDPSAGATGTEGSLVGKPAPDFELALLDGTKFSPAQHRGSVLVLDFWATWCGPCIQAMPQVEKVADEFKDRGVKLVAVNLQEEPKQIKALLERQKLHPAVALDRDGAVAEKYAANAIPQTVIIDREGKVARLFIGGGPHFDVMLREALRSVVGEAPAAPVSK